The following proteins are co-located in the Tetrapisispora phaffii CBS 4417 chromosome 4, complete genome genome:
- the TPHA0D02660 gene encoding nucleoporin NDC1 (similar to Saccharomyces cerevisiae NDC1 (YML031W); ancestral locus Anc_5.574), whose protein sequence is MNGSILSYRLIFNDVSKTRFHNLATRLLIISSCIEALFWSLVTSNNNQLLIWIPKFFLKLVLSYIINICIITTRKQYLYVQSRDHSNIAVALIKEMFTVRCIIYEFIYIISCMLISLVMKDTIGPAFLDYDFLNYFQIYIWFIIPSTYTFQHMCLNVDKLSFLFGYSIQDPQDYIVGRFHKIVIKSAILGLSCNFISLIIFFSFTDLSIVNFKFQGYLIILSFYIFMKFEFANLTFSAYMSIGCLYKGKPISLLSRTPIETLLSGLLSGHEFTKLTAFQELLYRSTLSSPHYRYPIYDLAIDNPIIWNQLLESCLVIIQATNEPVESYIHAVRNNYIPFHKYREPKNNITTGSYYKVSTKNQSMMNNGFNEKYLRNESTNDNSYTLLPDLVNILYQSLASKIWYFFFPSIYNKPENSYKLTLFEAWTMSKSRQANRLVKSPILHANSVIALTGLLINAKEEDGFGRVKQSIGSVLTCLEKSMYSLGKFNDLEIPSHQIVPFAKKIANANEEATPSSPAPDIISILYDLSVSAFLELVLKYDTVLDDVYLDTEVRRLSEWILNIYRN, encoded by the coding sequence ATGAATGGATCAATATTGAGCTATAGGCTAATTTTCAATGATGTTTCGAAGACAAGGTTCCATAATTTAGCTACGCGTCTCTTAATCATAAGTTCATGTATCGAAGCTCTCTTTTGGTCATTAGTTACATCGAATAATAACCAACTTTTGATATGGATTCCTAAgttttttttaaagttaGTGCTTAGTTACATCATTAATATCTGTATTATTACGACACGAAAGCAATATTTATACGTTCAATCAAGAGATCACTCGAACATTGCGGTAgcattaataaaagaaatgttTACAGTAAGATGTATAATATATGAATTCATATACATCATTAGTTGTATGTTAATATCACTCGTGATGAAAGACACTATAGGGCCAGCATTTTTGGAttatgattttttaaattattttcaaatatatatctggTTTATTATACCTTCTACTTATACATTTCAACATATGTGCTTGAATGTTGACAAATTATCATTTCTATTTGGATATTCCATTCAAGATCCCCAAGACTATATTGTGGGACGATTTCATAAGATAGTAATCAAATCAGCGATTTTGGGACTAAGCTGTAACTTCATTTCcctaataatatttttcagttttacTGATCTGTCAATTGTGAATTTTAAATTCCAAGGgtatctaataatattatcattctACATTTTTATGAAATTCGAGTTTGCAAACTTAACATTTTCAGCATATATGTCCATTGGCTGTTTATACAAAGGTAAAccaatatcattattatctaGAACTCCAATCGAGACTCTTTTATCTGGACTTCTCTCAGGACACGAGTTTACTAAATTGACAGCCTTTCAAGAACTTTTATATAGATCAACATTGTCTTCTCCTCATTACAGATATCCAATCTATGATTTGGCTATCGATAATCCAATTATCTGGAATCAACTATTGGAGTCATGTTTGGTTATCATACAGGCGACAAATGAACCGGTAGAATCGTATATCCATGCAGtaagaaataattatatCCCATTCCATAAATATAGAGAACcaaaaaacaatatcaCAACAGGAAGCTATTATAAGGTTTCAACAAAAAACCAATCTATGATGAATAATGGTTTTAATGAGAAATATTTGAGAAATGAGTCAACTAATGATAATAGTTACACGTTACTGCCTGATTTAGTGAATATACTTTATCAAAGCTTAGCATCCAAGATTTGgtatttcttctttccCTCAATATACAACAAACCGGAGAACAGTTATAAGCTAACATTATTTGAAGCATGGACCATGTCTAAATCTCGACAAGCAAATAGACTTGTCAAATCACCTATTCTCCATGCTAATAGTGTCATTGCATTAACAGGATTGTTAATAAATGCTAAAGAGGAGGATGGATTTGGAAGGGTAAAGCAATCAATCGGGAGTGTTCTAACGTGCTTAGAAAAATCAATGTACTCATTAGgcaaatttaatgatttagaaataCCATCGCATCAAATTGTACCGTTTGCTAAAAAGATTGCAAACGCAAATGAAGAAGCAACTCCATCTTCACCAGCCCCTGATATcatatcaatattatatgattTATCCGTTAGCGCATTCTTGGAATTAGTGTTAAAGTACGATACCGTATTAGACGACGTATACCTTGATACTGAAGTAAGAAGACTGAGTGAATGGATATTGAACATATACCGTAATTAA
- the TPHA0D02670 gene encoding uncharacterized protein (similar to Saccharomyces cerevisiae YDR458C and SRC1 (YML034W); ancestral locus Anc_5.577) has product MKIIGIVSVSAYIQLFLISYTRLQVDGIERCCSLRSKKEYKNRKRKTKYLIMETKLYLNKHFKYKNLKVSELKEILAENNVEFPSKAKKSTLLNIYRTNIYKKIPHLRKIYNLSLKNDVNNNSYSGESSESESLMTSDPITREPSLSYSPDISSSSKKRKHIELSEKTPIKTIGKLSNKEKDTAIDQAEDYSTPKKKKQKHLSNDNRISETSIIHEKLANKSPIKIESPMKIFKSDTSENSIDTSNDSFISNSTVLNTNTKLSNKDDAKMAFRKGSQKNDHKIRRSIPPDLALLKSSKLLKNELKKSAEERSLTLSEDHVIDGKSPGKILQKNSDSESISKDEKKEINPSTAKSAVSDNSSNNSIMNIKKNLQDECTNKKQSKLVHYFYQINLFLIIMLPVLFSLWYREQRILMGFCGHELPTRQIIPAKLNNEYPALSNVNAWLESLTPSCLECPANTICYEELNVKCKPDFYLTSNFYTLYGLLPIPRQCIKDDKRTKIVDEVIKKSLEILRAKNAQIDCGENSDEQVSGFAEDELYDMFKESKDSWITDEEFDKIWEIVITKLKMEPEISWRQIDDLNTINKQTISNDEANEVQRQKGNLSKSNVEENKRFFRSSSKKYIGLKCQFERQIYQTYLTYKLIIWCSIITLVIAKYTEYKLRKYFHEKQSIDIITKKVLIYLKECKAKHIEDFSCTPYASTVQLRDVFLSDIVNLQYKNAVWRQVVKNIEHNNTNIKSSLLEIHGEIMKCWEWIGDTNLNKIDASV; this is encoded by the exons ATGAAGATCATTGGGATTGTATCTGTCAGTGcttatattcaattgtttttaatatcttatACTAGACTTCAAGTTGATGGAATTGAACGGTGTTGTTCTTTACGgtcaaaaaaagaatataagAATAGAAAAAGGAAAACAAAGTATTTAATTATGGAGACAAAGctatatttgaataagcatttcaaatataaaaaccTTAAAGTTTCTGAGTTGAAAGAAATACTGGCGGAAAATAATGTTGAATTTCCTTCTAAAGCTAAAAAATCAACTTTACTTAATATATACAGGactaatatttataaaaagatTCCTCATTTAAggaaaatatataatctttCGTTAAAGAATGATGTTAACAATAATAGTTATTCAGGCGAGAGCTCAGAGTCGGAAAGTTTAATGACATCTGATCCTATCACTAGAGAACCTAGTTTAAGTTACAGTCCTGATATTTCTTCCAGCTCgaagaaaagaaagcaTATTGAGTTAAGTGAAAAAACACCAATAAAAACCATTGGaaaattatcaaacaaGGAAAAGGATACTGCTATAGATCAAGCAGAGGACTATTCAACaccaaagaagaaaaaacaaaagcATCTTTCGAATGATAATAGAATTTCAGAGACAAGCATTATTCATGAAAAATTAGCTAATAAGTCACCAATTAAAATAGAATCGccaatgaaaatattcaaaagtGATACTTCAGAAAATAGTATTGATACATCAAATGattcatttatttcaaattctaCAGTACTCAATACAAATACAAAGTTATCGAATAAAGATGATGCAAAGATGGCTTTCAGGAAAGGTTCTCAGAAGAATGATCACAAGATTAGAAGAAGTATTCCACCTGATTTGGCTCTACTAAAATCATCCAAACTTCTCAAAAACGAACTAAAGAAATCTGCTGAGGAAAGGAGTTTAACATTGAGTGAAGATCATGTTATTGATGGTAAGTCACCTGGTAAGATTCTACAGAAAAACAGTGATTCTGAAAGTATATCAAAAGATGAGAAGAAAGAGATAAATCCATCGACTGCAAAGAGTGCAGTTAGTGACAACTCATCTAATAATAGTATCATGAacataaagaaaaatttgCAGGACGAATGCACTAATAAGAAGCAATCAAAATTagttcattatttttatcaaattaatctatttttgattattatgTTACCTGTACTATTTAGTCTTTGGTACCGAGAACAACGCATATTAATGGGGTTTTGTGGCCACGAATTACCTACTAGGCAAATAATTCCTGCGAAATTAAATAACGAATATCCAGCTTTGTCAAACGTTAACGCATGGCTAGAATCATTAACACCTTCATGTTTAGAATGTCCTGCTAATACTATATGCTATGAAGAGCTAAACGTGAAATGTAAACCAGATTTTTACTTAACTTCTAATTTTTACACCTTGTACGGATTGTTACCGATTCCTAGGCAGTGCATTAAAGATGataaaagaacaaaaatcGTCGATGAAGTTATTAAGAAATCGCTAGAAATTTTAAGAGCTAAAAATGCGCAGATTGATTGTGGAGAAAATAGTGATGAACAAGTAAGTGGGTTCGCAGAGGACGAATTATATGATATGTTTAAAGAGAGTAAAGATTCATGGATTACAGATGAGGAGTTTGACAAAATATGGGAAATAGTCATTACAAAGCTCAAAATGGAGCCGGAAATTTCATGGAGGCAA ATTGATGACCTCAACACTATCAATAAACAGACAATCAGCAACGATGAAGCCAATGAGGTTCAAAGACAGAAGGGAAATCTTTCAAAATCCAATGTTGAAGAGAACAAAAGGTTTTTCAGGTCATCATCCAAGAAGTACATCGGTCTCAAATGTCAATTTGAAAGGCAGATTTACCAGACATACCTGACCTATAAGTTAATCATTTGGTGTTCCATTATAACGTTAGTTATTGCAAAATACACAGAATACAAgttaagaaaatatttccaCGAAAAGCAATctattgatataataaCTAAGAAGgttcttatatatttgaaagaatGCAAAGCAAAACATATAGAAGACTTTTCATGTACACCATATGCAAGTACAGTGCAATTACGAGATGTATTTTTATCTGATATAGTTAATCTGCAATATAAAAATGCTGTTTGGAGACAAGTTGTAAAGAATATAGAACATAACAATACTAATATTAAATCTAGCTTGTTAGAAATACACGGCGAAATTATGAAGTGTTGGGAATGGATTGGAGATACTaacttaaataaaatcGATGCATCTGTTTAA
- the RMT2 gene encoding protein-arginine N5-methyltransferase (similar to Saccharomyces cerevisiae RMT2 (YDR465C); ancestral locus Anc_5.589), whose amino-acid sequence MSELHHLLTFPEKPITAEVYVTKLKHYLSNGIPATYTLEQVKEYELNQAKENGETVDERSEEEEETSNTTPLHILARSIPKNLTPAELSVVLELINILFEYGAGWNFIDYEDKTVGDLLIENGYSVNSSLYKRIVEAGVSAELLLRKINDNVEFLDDDEIIQEALGMEDNEIPTEENIKIVNEDATAGNQEVYLQTELEYTANTLLTKENKDGVMMDWETGIMKLASDTITSSFDKDDDSIAILNIGFGMGIIDTFIEKDLQEKYPNKKVKHYISEAHPDVLKKLKNDGWYDKKNIIILEGRWQDSLNTLLDYGNVFFDGIYYDTFSEYYENILELLDIIVGLLKPHGIFSFFNGLGADRQLCYEVYKNIVAIDVSNYGMKCEYSTIRVGDNNNQNGSEHGGDDATVNGIENTTDKPNWQNVKRSYYNCDYYYHPCITFM is encoded by the coding sequence ATGTCTGAACTTCATCATTTGTTAACTTTTCCTGAAAAGCCAATAACTGCGGAAGTTTATGTCACAAAATTAAAGCACTACTTATCTAATGGTATCCCTGCAACGTACACTCTTGAACAAGTCAAAGAATATGAATTGAATCAGGCAAAAGAAAATGGCGAGACTGTTGATGAAAGAAGTGAGGAAGAGGAAGAAACTAGTAACACCACACCTTTGCATATTTTAGCTAGAAGCATTCCAAAAAATTTGACACCAGCAGAGTTATCTGTAGTTCTAGAATTGATTAACATTCTTTTTGAATACGGAGCCGGTTGGAACTTCATCGATTATGAAGACAAAACTGTGGGCGACCTGTTAATCGAAAACGGTTACTCCGTTAACTCAAGTCTATACAAAAGAATCGTTGAGGCGGGTGTCAGCGCTGAATTACTTTTAAGGAAGATAAATGACAACGTTGAATTTTTGGACGACGATGAAATTATACAAGAAGCTCTTGGCATGgaagataatgaaatcccaacagaagaaaacataaaaattgtaaatgaAGATGCTACTGCAGGAAACCAGGAAGTCTATCTCCAAACAGAATTGGAATACACTGCCAATACTTTActtacaaaagaaaataaagatgGTGTTATGATGGATTGGGAAACTGGTATCATGAAATTAGCTTCTGATACAATCACCTCATCTTTTGACAAAGATGATGATTCAATTGccattttaaatattggaTTTGGGATGGGTATAATCGATACattcattgaaaaagacttacaagaaaaatatcCAAATAAGAAAGTTAAGCATTACATATCAGAAGCACATCCAGATGTATTGAAGAAGTTAAAGAATGATGGATGGTatgacaaaaaaaatattatcatattGGAGGGAAGATGGCAAGATTCCTTAAACACACTACTTGATTATGGTAACGTATTTTTTGATGGTATATATTACGATACCTTTAGTGAATATTATGAGAATATATTGGAATTACTTGATATAATTGTTGGCTTATTAAAACCACATGGtatcttttcattttttaatggtTTAGGTGCAGACAGACAGTTATGTTATGAAGTgtacaaaaatattgtcGCTATTGATGTCAGCAATTACGGTATGAAATGTGAATATTCCACGATTAGGGTTGGTGACAATAACAACCAGAATGGAAGTGAACATGGAGGAGATGACGCGACTGTCAATGGAATTGAGAATACAACAGACAAACCAAATTGGCAAAATGTCAAGCGCTCTTACTATAACTgtgattattattaccatcCATGTATAACATTTATGTAA
- the TPHA0D02700 gene encoding uncharacterized protein (similar to Saccharomyces cerevisiae YMD8 (YML038C); ancestral locus Anc_5.585), which translates to MSTQLLLLYIGGWYLSSISISLFHKWLFDPLRGFHIPYPLLITSLQQITLWICAYIFIKAKHLKDTRKVEQGSSRLKYYLKYILPTAIATGGDIGCSNFSYKYVPLTIVTIIKSSSIAFVLLFGCLFKVERFHKKLLLIVIIMFFGVILMVYDPSHKNEENRKQYSNLLFGCFLVLIGSCLSGLRWVYTQVVLRKSNTGASGKESNINSVEGDIITDNQNEIVIDGSVVIDAERLQVKSIDQKDSDDKPHSIIIIQKLTPSIGVVCLIASLIFEKPFPGFFHLSIFKFKSVIGSETEYITTFMSILRGIALIGLPGVDIFFLTLCEFSILQISQVLTLSVAGIVKEVLTIIFSLVILNERIKGLHSWIGMAVILLDVVYYNYYRYNEKKKDEYMKIIDDRNPHEVPNDDYFIINHEKEEVNTSQQNNQKGSTVTYSIASDPVVQEYELSNLINSSK; encoded by the coding sequence ATGTCAACCCAATTGCTGCTACTGTACATTGGTGGTTGGTATCTCTCATCTATTTCAATATCGTTGTTTCATAAATGGTTATTTGACCCTTTACGAGGGTTTCACATTCCTTATCCATTATTGATTACTTCTCTCCAACAGATTACTTTATGGATTTGTgcatatatttttatcaaagcTAAACACTTAAAAGATACAAGAAAAGTTGAACAAGGATCTTCCAGGCTGAAATATTATCTGAAATACATTCTTCCAACTGCAATAGCAACTGGTGGTGATATCGGATGTAGTAATTTTTCCTATAAGTATGTCCCGTTAACGATTGttaccattattaaatCCTCCAGTATTGCATTTGTTCTTTTGTTTGGTTGTTTGTTTAAAGTGGAAAGATTtcataaaaaattattattaatcgTCATCATTATGTTTTTTGGTGTGATTCTTATGGTTTATGATCCATCCCATAAGAATGAAGAAAACAGAAAACAGTATTCTAATCTATTGTTCGGATGTTTTCTAGTATTAATTGGTAGTTGTCTATCCGGTTTGCGATGGGTTTATACACAAGTGGTTTTACGAAAATCAAACACCGGTGCATCAGGAAAAGAAtctaatattaatagtGTTGAAGGAGATATAATTACAGATAACCAAAATGAAATAGTAATTGATGGAAGTGTAGTTATAGATGCTGAGCGGTTACAAGTCAAGTCAATTGATCAGAAAGATAGTGATGACAAACCGCATTCAATCataattattcaaaaattaacaCCTTCTATCGGTGTAGTTTGTCTTATTGCATCactaatatttgaaaaaccTTTTCCAGGTTTTTTCCATTTgtcaatattcaaatttaaaagtgTAATTGGCAGTGAAACCGAATATATCACAACTTTCATGTCCATACTGAGAGGTATTGCATTAATAGGTTTGCCTGGTGTggatattttctttttaacaTTATGTGAATTTAGTATTTTACAAATATCACAAGTATTGACACTTTCAGTAGCAGGAATAGTCAAAGAAGTGCTAACAATTATATTCTCATTAGTCATTCTAAATGAAAGAATTAAAGGTTTACACAGTTGGATCGGGATGGCGGTTATTTTACTCGATGTGGtatattacaattactatagatataatgaaaagaagaaagatgaATATATGAAGATAATAGATGATCGTAATCCACATGAGGTGCCAAATGAtgattatttcattatcaatCATGAGAAGGAAGAAGTCAATACATCTCaacaaaataatcaaaaagGCAGCACAGTAACATATTCCATCGCATCTGATCCTGTAGTGCAAGAATATGAATTAAGtaatttaatcaattcaTCAAAGTAA
- the LFT1 gene encoding Lft1p (similar to Saccharomyces cerevisiae YML037C; ancestral locus Anc_5.582), translating into MDYEDNKDGSVVETDAIEDLDIDTEVVAKYLNELEVGCLYNTEDDDEVVNNHDENLMDKQEPYNLYQLLDQIPNGRKTMNSLFYTTFNVGKEFNNIHFSNFQMSKKVEQYAVEWYIEEKNGLQSGTTTSLVDNDTPIKFSWSSTNTIPKNSVMYKHLTKSTRELTHETTNQKLMKIVDSKLDNIKKEVMGWKIYDKPDPLTKNNELDEKCDETEDVEADYSVEYNSDISNSYSIDRSKPSEFSVSSFKVDPLQEFVVTTLPKERKKKVKPVKKKQGLFWLFSGSKKKDKNKTVTKGDTDDTTKTNITNRDANDESMNQRRILSNNLNTDSTVAFVGQHQERLNSIDNKIVYQADSEKDIITESSIRPDLNKTDQDVENIQNKTVNNVDVLELEEVNKAVSNGGKTYQHQDQGQGTLGHGVTVDSHSHSHSESDNDFGDFAAAVIPITLPPKAPNNDSNLSPGHNDSSISLMNTFVPLQPKKKT; encoded by the coding sequence ATGGATtatgaagataataaagatgGATCGGTTGTGGAAACAGATGCTATTGAAGATTTGGATATAGATACTGAAGTGGTAGcgaaatatttaaatgaattggaAGTTGGGTGCTTATATAATacagaagatgatgatgaggTTGTTAACAATCATGATGAAAACTTAATGGATAAACAGGAACCTTATAATCTATATCAACTATTAGATCAGATACCAAATGGAAGAAAAACAATGAACAGTTTATTTTATACTACATTTAATGTTGGGAAggaatttaataatatacatTTTTCGAATTTTCAAATGAGTAAGAAAGTGGAACAGTATGCTGTTGAGTGGtatattgaagaaaagaatgGTTTACAATCAGGAACTACAACTTCTTTAGTTGATAATGATACGccaattaaattttcatgGAGTTCCACTAATACCATACCAAAAAATTCAGTTATGTATAAGCATTTGACTAAGAGCACTCGTGAGCTAACGCATGAAACAACCAATCagaaattgatgaagattGTTGACAGtaaattagataatattaaaaaagagGTTATGGGTTGGAAAATTTATGATAAACCAGATCCATTAAcgaaaaataatgaattggATGAGAAGTGTGATGAAACCGAAGATGTAGAAGCGGATTATAGTGTCGAATATAATTCAGATATATCCAATAGTTATTCCATAGACAGATCAAAGCCCTCAGAATTTTCAGTCTCGTCATTTAAAGTTGATCCTTTACAAGAATTCGTAGTGACAACTTTACCAAAAGAACGTAAGAAAAAAGTAAAACCTGTCAAAAAGAAGCAAGGATTATTTTGGTTATTCTCTGGgtcaaagaaaaaagataaaaataaaacagtAACTAAAGGCGATACAGATGATACAACTAAAACTAATATTACTAATCGTGATGCTAACGATGAATCAATGAATCAAAGGAGAATTCTTTCTAATAATCTGAATACTGACTCAACAGTGGCGTTTGTCGGTCAACATCAAGAACGATTAAATTCCATAGACAATAAGATTGTTTATCAAGCAGATTCAGAAAAGGATATAATTACTGAAAGTAGTATTCGTCCGGATCTTAATAAAACTGATCAGGATGTAGAAAATATACAGAACAAAACAGTAAATAATGTCGACGTCCTCGAATTAGAAGAGGTCAATAAAGCTGTTAGCAATGGAGGTAAGACCTATCAGCACCAAGATCAAGGGCAAGGCACACTGGGGCACGGTGTAACGGTGGATTCGCATTCGCATTCGCATTCAGAATCAGACAATGATTTTGGTGACTTTGCTGCAGCAGTTATTCCAATAACCTTGCCACCAAAAGCTCCTAACaatgattcaaatttatcacCAGGCCACAATGATAGTAGTATCTCTTTAATGAATACATTTGTCCCATTGcaaccaaaaaaaaagacATAG
- the SOD2 gene encoding superoxide dismutase SOD2 (similar to Saccharomyces cerevisiae SOD2 (YHR008C); ancestral locus Anc_5.590), giving the protein MFTRSVTVKRLASSAVFKRTKITLPELKWDFDALEPYVSGKINELHYTKHHQTYVNGFNSSIDQFKDVTEKLAKDPNSLELANKLIAIQQNIKFHGGGYKNHCLFWENLSPASGSGVGGELPTGNLLKQIEKQYKSLDNLIKLANAKLMGIQGSGWIFLVKNLNNGGKLDIVQTYNQDTVSDPTIVPLLAIDAWEHAYYLQYENRKAEYFGAIWNVINWKEAEKRFNAA; this is encoded by the coding sequence atgttcACTAGATCAGTTACAGTTAAAAGATTGGCTTCTTCTGCCGTGTTTAAGAGAACAAAGATTACATTACCGGAACTAAAATGGGATTTTGATGCTTTGGAACCTTATGTCTCGGGTAAGATTAACGAATTGCATTATACAAAGCACCATCAAACTTATGTCAACGGATTCAACAGCTCCATCGATCAATTCAAAGATGTCACTGAAAAATTGGCAAAGGATCCAAACAGTTTAGAATTAGCAAACAAATTGATTGCTATTCAGCAGAACATTAAATTCCATGGAGGTGGCTATAAAAATCATTGTCTATTTTGGGAAAACTTGTCCCCTGCAAGTGGTTCTGGTGTAGGCGGTGAGTTACCAACTGGGAATTTACTGaaacaaattgaaaagCAATATAAATCActtgataatttaatcaAATTGGCTAATGCTAAACTAATGGGGATTCAAGGTTCTGGTTGGATCTTCCTGGTTAAAAACTTGAATAATGGCGGAAAGTTAGATATCGTACAGACTTATAACCAAGATACAGTAAGTGATCCAACAATCGTACCACTTTTAGCAATCGATGCCTGGGAACATGCTTATTATCTACAATACGAAAATAGAAAAGCTGAATACTTCGGAGCTATTTGGAATGTTATTAATTGGAAAGAAGCTGAGAAAAGATTCAATGCAgcttaa
- the ERG11 gene encoding sterol 14-demethylase (similar to Saccharomyces cerevisiae ERG11 (YHR007C); ancestral locus Anc_5.588) yields the protein MSDTSLVGTLIEYVQVAIGAFLALPLAQRASIVILAPFVYHITWQLLYSLRKDRAPLVFSWIPWVGSAVDYGSRPYEFFGENKKKYGDIYSFLLLGRIMTVYLGPKGHEFIFNAKLADVSAEAAYAHLTTPVFGKGVIYDCPNHRLMDQKKFVKGALTKDAFVKYIPLMIEEMEQYFRTSPFFDINKKKSNTVNVLATQSEMTIFTASRSLLGKELRDMLNTDFAYLFGDLDKGFTPINFVFPNLPLEHYRKRDNAQRVISSTYLKLIKKRRDNNDIQDRDLIDTLLKNSTYKDGVKMTDQEIANLLIGVLMGGQHTSAATSAWILLHLAERPDVQKELYDEQMRVLDGGKKELTYELLNDHMPLLNQTIKEVLRLHHPLHSILRKVMRDMQVPNSSYVVPKDYYVLVSPGFTHLEDAFFPNAKEMNIHRWDNDSNSSYSVGDEVDYGFGVVTKGVSSPYLPFGGGRHRCIGEHYAYLQIGVIMSVFVRTFTWKFPEGITLPKPDFQSMVTLPLNPAEITWEKRNPDQVI from the coding sequence ATGTCTGACACTTCTTTAGTTGGTACTCTAATCGAGTACGTCCAAGTTGCTATTGGTGCTTTCTTAGCTTTACCATTAGCTCAAAGAGCTTCTATCGTTATCTTAGCTCCTTTTGTCTATCACATTACATGGCAATTACTATATTCTTTGAGAAAAGATAGAGCACCTCTGGTTTTCTCATGGATTCCATGGGTCGGTTCTGCTGTTGACTATGGTTCCAGACCATACGAATTCTTCGGTGAAAACAAGAAGAAGTACGGTGACATTTATTCTTTCCTTTTATTAGGTAGAATTATGACTGTTTACTTAGGTCCAAAGGGTcatgaatttattttcaatgcTAAATTAGCTGATGTTTCCGCTGAAGCTGCTTACGCTCATTTAACTACTCCAGTTTTCGGTAAAGGTGTTATCTATGATTGTCCAAACCACAGATTAATGGACCAAAAGAAGTTCGTTAAAGGTGCTTTGACCAAGGATGCTTTCGTTAAGTACATTCCATTAATGATTGAAGAAATGGAACAATACTTCAGAACTTCTCCATTCTTTGATATcaacaagaagaaatccAACACTGTTAACGTTTTAGCTACTCAATCTGAAATGACCATTTTTACTGCTTCTAGATCTTTATTAGGTAAAGAATTAAGAGATATGTTAAACACTGATTTCGCTTACTTATTCGGTGACTTAGACAAAGGTTTCACTCCAATTAACTTCGTTTTCCCAAACTTGCCATTAGAACATTACAGAAAGAGAGATAACGCTCAAAGAGTTATTTCTTCCACTTActtgaaattgattaaaaaGAGACGTGACAACAATGATATCCAAGACAGAGATTTAATTGATACTTTATTAAAGAACTCTACTTACAAGGATGGTGTTAAGATGACTGATCAAGAAATTGCTAACTTATTAATTGGTGTTTTAATGGGTGGTCAACATACCTCTGCTGCTACTTCTGCCTGGATCTTATTACACTTAGCCGAGAGACCAGATGTCCAAAAGGAATTATACGATGAACAAATGAGAGTCTTAGACGGTGGTAAAAAAGAGTTAACTTACGAATTATTAAACGATCACATGCCATTATTAAACCAAACCATCAAGGAAGTTTTAAGATTACATCATCCATTGCATTCTATTCTAAGAAAGGTAATGAGGGATATGCAAGTTCCAAATTCTTCTTACGTTGTTCCAAAGGATTACTATGTTTTAGTTTCTCCAGGTTTCACTCATTTGGAAGATGCTTTCTTCCCAAATGCTAAAGAAATGAACATTCACAGATGGGATAATGATTCTAACTCTTCTTACTCCGTCGGTGACGAAGTCGATTACGGTTTCGGTGTTGTTACCAAGGGTGTCTCTTCTCCATACTTACCATTCGGTGGTGGTAGACACAGATGTATTGGTGAACATTACGCTTACCTACAAATCGGTGTCATCATGTCCGTTTTCGTTAGAACTTTCACCTGGAAGTTCCCAGAAGGTATCACTTTACCAAAGCCAGATTTCCAAAGTATGGTTACTTTACCATTAAACCCAGCTGAAATCACTTGGGAAAAGAGAAACCCAGACCAAGTTATTTaa